A single Paenibacillus kribbensis DNA region contains:
- the tpiA gene encoding triose-phosphate isomerase yields MRTPIIAGNWKMFKTVPEAKTFIEEVKGKAEVAGVESVICAPFTNLPALVEAVKGTSIKIGAQNLHFAEDGAFTGEISGGMLKDLGVDYVVIGHSERREYFNETDETVNKKVHAAFRHGLTPIVCVGEKLEDREAGQTKEVVKVQTVAAFAGLAKDQAAQVVVAYEPIWAIGTGKSSTSQDANEVISYIRSLIKELYDESTANAVRIQYGGSVKPENVAEYLGQSDIDGALVGGASLQPASYIALVEGAK; encoded by the coding sequence TTGAGAACACCGATTATCGCGGGTAACTGGAAGATGTTCAAAACCGTTCCAGAAGCTAAGACCTTCATCGAAGAGGTCAAAGGTAAAGCAGAGGTTGCAGGAGTGGAAAGCGTAATCTGCGCTCCATTTACAAATCTTCCTGCTCTGGTTGAAGCAGTAAAAGGCACATCCATTAAAATTGGCGCACAAAACCTGCATTTTGCAGAAGATGGTGCGTTCACAGGTGAAATCAGCGGCGGAATGTTGAAGGATCTGGGCGTAGACTACGTTGTAATCGGACACTCCGAGCGTCGTGAGTATTTCAACGAAACAGACGAAACGGTAAACAAAAAGGTTCATGCGGCATTCCGCCACGGCCTGACTCCGATCGTATGTGTAGGCGAAAAGCTGGAAGACCGTGAAGCAGGTCAAACCAAAGAGGTTGTAAAAGTGCAAACTGTAGCAGCTTTTGCTGGCTTGGCCAAGGATCAGGCTGCACAAGTCGTTGTTGCTTATGAGCCAATTTGGGCGATCGGAACAGGAAAATCCTCCACTTCGCAGGATGCGAATGAAGTGATCTCCTATATCCGCAGTCTGATTAAAGAGCTGTATGATGAAAGTACAGCTAATGCTGTACGTATTCAATACGGTGGCAGTGTAAAACCTGAAAATGTTGCTGAGTACCTGGGTCAAAGCGATATCGACGGCGCGCTTGTGGGCGGTGCCAGTCTTCAACCGGCGTCGTACATCGCGCTTGTTGAGGGGGCGAAGTAA